In Drosophila willistoni isolate 14030-0811.24 chromosome XR unlocalized genomic scaffold, UCI_dwil_1.1 Seg144, whole genome shotgun sequence, one DNA window encodes the following:
- the LOC6639570 gene encoding uncharacterized protein LOC6639570, whose translation MPKEDPFVNRAQLLKAIKKYPEIWDSNNKLHMCRSVTSPMWTEIAEQFGGHVPTVKLQSIWSQMKYHYHNLVHRQILHKERFNTKWEHFEPMSFMYNITVSKIVGAQSNSSGNSTDSAGSALEDQHSTAQPQSTTTTTSSSSAAGTAASSSGTGTSSGRGRPSGSFSWLPQLPPQPPTGGSGGGGGDATQLPHLIEQQSLTTTTTTGGGGGYTAFTGLVPPAAIMVVAAAAAVSNTPIRKLGRPSSLHNSMRGRIIDAIKARPTLWAGRQQRPEKGQGQSRTSAVWKEVAIEMGLTATLMQTRWSIIKQRYVDELQKERHSQAAHQVFRSNWEHFDRMSFMRDILLKKVDEREQTREHIQEMVSEQQQHQHQQLQPLPLHLQHYRPPPGLTGLADHAQDMPIGLVQHQLSSHHHLDIHHHHHPSLALQHSHVGGSTRRRVKHESDLEWDPFEMILHVHGNGEPAAN comes from the exons ATGCCCAAAGAGGATCCATTTGTGAATCGGGCTCAACTATTAAAGGCCATCAAAAAGTATCCAGAGATATGGGATTCAAATAATAAGCTTCATATGTGCCGTAGCGTCACTTCGCCCATGTGGACAGAGATCGCTGAACAGTTTGGCGGTCATGTTCCTACAG TCAAACTCCAGTCGATTTGGAGCCAGATGAAATATCACTACCATAATCTAGTACATCGCCAAATATTGCACAAGGAGCGCTTTAATACCAAATGGGAGCACTTTGAGCCAATGTCCTTTATGTACAACATAACGGTATCAAAGATTGTCGGTGCTCAGAGTAACTCTTCAGGCAATTCAACTGATTCAGCTGGCTCTGCATTGGAGGATCAGCATTCCACTGCTCAACCACaatcgacaacaacaacaacttcatcatcatcagcagcaggaACAGCAGCGTCATCATCAGGAACAGGAACATCATCGGGACGTGGTCGGCCCAGTGGAAGTTTTAGTTGGCTGCCACAACTGCCGCCACAGCCGCCCACTGGCGGAAGTGGCGGTGGGGGAGGCGATGCTACGCAACTGCCCCATCTGATTGAGCAGCAATCactgacgacgacgacgacgacgggtGGCGGCGGTGGTTATACCGCCTTTACTGGTCTGGTGCCTCCGGCAGCCATCATGGTggtggcagcggcagcggcggtCTCCAATACGCCCATACGTAAGTTGGGACGGCCCAGTTCATTGCACAATAGCATGCGGGGACGGATCATTGATGCCATCAAGGCGCGACCAACCTTATGGGCGGGCAGGCAACAGCGCCCTGAAAAGGGTCAGGGTCAAAGTCGTACATCGGCCGTGTGGAAGGAGGTTGCCATTGAGATGGGTCTGACGGCGA CTCTCATGCAGACTCGCTGGTCGATCATTAAGCAACGCTATGTGGATGAATTACAAAAGGAGCGACATTCACAAGCCGCCCATCAAGTCTTTCGCTCCAATTGGGAGCATTTTGATCGCATGTCCTTCATGCGTGACATTCTGCTCAAGAAGGTGGATGAACGCGAACAGACACGCGAACATATACAAGAGATGGTCAgtgagcagcagcaacatcaacatcagcaaTTGCAACCATTGCCATTGCATTTGCAACATTATCGCCCACCGCCAGGCCTAACGGGATTAGCCGATCATGCCCAGGATATGCCGATTGGCCTAGTGCAACATCAATTGTCATCACACCATCATCTTGatattcatcatcatcatcatccatcATTAGCTCTGCAGCATTCTCATGTTGGAGGCAGTACACGACGTCGTGTTAAACATGAATCTGATCTAGAATGGGATCCCTTTGAGATGATCCTACACGTCCATGGCAATGGTGAGCCGGCTGCCAATTAA